tcagtagacagacagaccgatAGAACAAGGCTGGGTTTCCCAAAGATCTTCATTCCATTTAAACTAAATGGACAAAATATGATCTTAGTGCTCTTGTGAAACCCAGCCTAGGATGACTTTTAAAGAGCGACAGACAAGGGCAGCTACAGAAGTGTttacatgttcttctctctctcccctcccctgagGTGGATGTTTATGATTGACAAAAGCCATGACTCAGGTTTTATTTGAAATAACAGGTATTCCATTAACACTCTGGGAGGGAGGTTGTGTATGGGAGTTGGAGCCTTTCAACCACCCGTCCACGCAGATTTCAGAAGTGTGTCACGGGGCCAGTATCCATGGCAACCACAGTGTCATAGAAAGGACTTGCCTTGAGCAAAACAGTGCAGATACAGTTAGTACTTTGTCTCCTTTGGAAAACCTGGAGATTAACAACCCAGACCTGATGACCTGCTAAAGAAACCAACCCAGACCCAGACCTGATGACCTGCTAAAGAAGAAACAAACCAGAACTGATGACCTGCTAAAGACGAAACCAACCAGACCTGATGACCTGCTAAAGAAACCAACCCAGACCCAGACCTGATGACCCGCTAAAGAAGAAACCAACCAGACCTGATGACCTGCTAAAGACGAAACCAACCAGACCTGATGACCTGCTAAAGAAGAAACAAACCAGACCTGATGACCTGCTAAAGAAAGCCAACCCAGACCCAGACCTGATGACCTGCTAAAGAAGAAACAAACCAGACCTGATGACCTGCTAAAGATGAAACCAACCAGACCTGATGACCTGCTAAAGAAGAAACAACCCAGACCTGATGACCTGCTAAAGAAGAAACAAACCAGACCTGATGACCTGCTAAAGAAGAAACAAACCAGACCTGATGACCTGCTAAAGAAGAAACAAACCAGACCTGATGACCTGCTAAAGAAAGCCAACCCAGACCCAGACCTGATGACCTGCTAAAGAAGAAACAAACCAGACCTGATGACCTGCTAAAGATGAAACCAACCAGACCTGATGACCTGCTAAAGAAGAAACAACCCAGACCTGATGACCTGCTAAAGAAGAAACAAACCAGACCTGATGACCTGCTAAAGAAGAAACAACCCAGACCTGATGACCTGCTAAAGAAGAAACAACCCAGACCTGATGACCTGCTAAAGAAGAAACCAACCAGACCTGATGACCTGCTAAAGAAACCAACCCAGACCCAGACCTGATGACCTGCTAAAGAAGAAACCAACCAGACCTGATGACCTGCTAAAGACGAAACCAACCAGACCTGATGACCTGCTAAAGAAGAAACAACCCAGACCTGATGACCTGCTAAAGAAGAAACAAACCAGACATGATGACCTGCTAAAGAAGAAACAAACCAGACCTGATGACCTGCTAAAGAAGAAACAACCCAGACCTGATGACCTGCTAAAGAAGAAACAAACCAGACCTGATGACCTGCTAAAGAAGAAACAACCCAGACCTGATGACCTGCTAAAGACGAAACCAACCAGACCTGATGACCTGCTAAAGAAGAAACAAACCAGACCTGATGACCTGCTAAAGAAGAAACAACCCAGACCTGATGACCTGCTAAAGAAGAAACAAACCAGACCTGATGACCTGCTAAAGAAGAAACAACCCAGACCTGATGACCTGCTAAAGAAGAAACAAACCAGACCTGATGACCTGCTAAAGAAGAAACCAATACAGACTTGATGACCTGCTAAAGAAGAAACAAACCAGACCTGATGACCTGCTAAAGAAGAAACAAACCAGACCTGATGACCTGCTAAAGAAGAAACAAACCAGACCTGATGACCTGCTAAAGAAGAAACAACCCAGACCTGATGACCTGCTAAAGAAGAAACAAACCAGACCTGATGACCTGCTAAAGAAGAAACCAATACAGACTTGATGACCTGCTAAAGAAGAAACTAGAAGGGGTCTTTTTGAACTTCTCAGCAGCAATACTCTGAATTAACAAGAGGCTTATAAAAACATTAACCTAGTGGCCCTTCACTGCTGCTATTTTTGACTTGGTTTACAGTGGAAAAATACAAACTTCAAAACTGTAGAGCCATCTAGTGGTGAATTGTACATCTTCTCTAGATTAGTATGGGCCAACTCCACTAACAATATACTAGCACTAATGTAACTGATGAAACTTTTAACTTTTACATTAAGTGATAAATGACTTCTATGAATGACTGTGTGTCTCCTTTAGGTTCTCCAGTGCCGTCGTCCCAGTTACTGGGGGCTCGCCTTCAGAGTTCCCCCACCCTGACCGAGGTCTACCAGACCAGACAGAAACTCCATAAGCAGCTGTCAGACCCCATCCAGCCCTCCACTTCCAACTACCCCCCCAGCCACTCCCCTCATCTGGGTCGCCCTGGCAATCTGGGCACCTCCCCCACCAAACACCTGGGCTCCTCTCCCCGCTCCTCTGATTGGCTGACAAAGTCACCGCTGCCCACCATCATTGGCTCCCCCACCAAGGTTGGTTAAGTTGATAACCATTTTGGCATATTTTAATCAGAAAGCCCAATTCTGTTTTGCTACGGTCCTACTTACCACAACCTTGGAGTGAGTATTCCCAGTAACTGTTGACCTCGATGTCCCTGTTCAGCCCATCTCGGCCCCATTCAAGATCCCTAAGACGCAGGCGTCCTGTAACCTGATGGCCCTGGCAGACAGTCCCACAACCACTAAGACCCTGGTGGACGCACGGGACATCTGTGCCCACCACTGCACCCCCTATCCCAGTGGGCGCCAGTCTGCCCCTGAGGCCAGTAGGACCACCTTTGGCAGGTAATGTGAGCACTAtggtctttctctttctgtgtggTTAAtatatactacatgaccaaatgtatgtggacacctgctcattgaacatctcatttcaaaatcatgggcggTAATATGGAGTtgctcccccctttgctgctataacagcctaccctcttctgagaaggctttacACTAGATTAGATTggaattagaggttgaccgagtatgatttttcaacgccaataccgattacTGGAGGACCAAAATTAGCCGATATTTAttaaatcggacgatttttagttatatatatttatatatatatatttgtaataatgacaattacaaaaatactgaatgaacaatgaaaataaaataatacataatacaataatacgtacataaaatctatttagtctcaaataaataatgaaacatgctcaatttggtttaaataatgcaaaaacacagtgttggagaagaaataaaagtgcaatatgtgccatgtaaaaaagctaatgtttaagtttcttgctcagaacatatgaaagctggtggttcaatattcccagttcttcaatattcccagttcagaagttttaggttgtagttattataggaattatgacgcggCGACTAtttttctctataccatttgtatttcatatacctttgactattggatgttctaataggcactttagtattgccagcctaatctcaggagttgataggtttgaagtcataaacagtgtgtgaatcaagcattgctaagagctgctggcaaacgcagtaaagttttaatgaatgcttacgagcctgctacCGCCTACCACCGCTCCGTCAGACTgatctatcaaatcatagacttaattataatataataaagacagaaATACGatcctttggtcattaatatggtcatatccggaaactatcattttgaaaacaaaacgtttattctttcagtgaaatacggaaccgttccgcattttatcaaacgggtggcaaccctaagtctaaatacttctgttacattgcacaaccttcaatgttatgtcataattatgtacaattctggcaaatgaattCACAACAAtctaggcggcccaaactgttgcatataccctggctctgcgtgcaatgaatgcaagcgaagtgacacaatttctctagttaatattgcctacttctgtgtattgattttaagaaaggcattgatttttatggttaggtacagtcgtgcaatgattgtgcttttttcgcgaatgtgcttttgttaaatcatcataggctgtgattcgatgataaattaacaggcaccgcattgattttatgcaacgcaggacaagctagttaacctagtaatatcatcaaccatgtgtagttaactagtgattatgtgaagaaatatttttttttataagataagtttaacgcCAGCTAGCagcttaccttggctccttgctgcactcgcgtaacaggtgggcagcctgccacgcagtttcctcatGGAAGGCAATTTAACcggccataatcggcatccaaaaattctgattaccgatttgttatgaaaacttgaaatcggttaatcggtcgacctctagttggaatattgctgtggggacttgcttccattcaaccacaagcattagtgaggtctgcactgatttggggcgattaggcctggctcgcagtcggcattccaattcatcccaacggtgttcgatggggttgaggtcagagctctgtgcaggccagtcaagttcttccacaccgatcttgacaaaccatttctgtatggacctcgctttgtgcacgaggccattgtcatgctgaaacaggaaagggccttccccaagctgttgccacaaagttggaagcacagaattgtctagaatgtcattgtatgctgtagcgttaagatttcccttcactggaactaaggggcctagcccgaaccatgaaaaacagccccagatcattattacTCCATCCGACTGCCagttggtgaagcgtgattcatcactccagagaacgcgtttccactgatcCAGAGGCCAATgacagcgagctttacaccactacagccaactgttggcattgtgcatggtgatcttaggcttgtgtgcagctacttggccatggaaacccatttcatgaagctcccaacaaacgttgcttccagaggcagtttggaactctgtagtgagtgttgcaaccgaggatagaCAATTTTTacgagcttcagcactcggtggtgccattctgtgagcttgtgtggcctaccacttcgcagctgagccttGTTGCGCccagacatttccacttcacaataacatcacttacagttgaacggggagctctagcagggcagaaatttggcaaactgacttgttggaaaggtggcatcctatgacagtgagaaagtcattgagctcttcaataaggccattctacgaccaatgtttggctatggagattgcatggctgtgtgctcgattttatagacctttcagcaacgggtgtggctgaaatagccaaatacactaatttgaagcggtgtccacacacttttgtatatatagtgtatctcttGCTCATCTCAATGTGTTCTGCATGTATTTCTCTCCCCAGGTCTGTCAGTACTGGCCGTCTGTCTGAACAGCCAATCAGAATCACTCTAGGGGGACAGCCCTACCAGGGAAGCACGGACAGCCTCAACACAGAGCGTCCCATGGATACAGGTAaataaacacacactgacacacacacacactgtcctagttTGTCCTCACCGGTATAATTAATGGAACAGATGTTTGTACCGTTaattagaaaacagctggagACAGAAAATGGGTTGTGAAATTAGAGAGTTTAGTAAGAAATAACCTAGCTAGTAAACTGACCTGTACAACAATGGTTTAGTAGATGACACTTGTCATTGTCCCCAAGAACAACACAAATACAAAGACTCACCAGTCTTCCTGCTTCATGGCTTCTCGCCCTGCATGAACTGCTTGGATTGGCTGCTCTGACAGGCACTTCCTGTGAGAGCTTGATTGGCTTAGTGTGaatgacccccccctccctccctagccCCGGCAGGACCGTTTGGGCTGGCTCAGCTTCAGGGCGGGGCGGCGAGTCCCCGGACCGTTCTCTTCACCGTGGGCTCGCCCCCCAACAGCAGCACCCCCCCTACCTGCAGCCACCTGGGCACCCGGCCGCGCACCACCTCAGGTGAGACCGCTCACTGCGTCAGCGGCTAACTACTAGGCTAACCTGCTAGGCTAACCATTTGCTAAACCCCACTTCCCAAAGCTACACCCTCCTAGCTAACCTTCTAACGCTAATTACTATGACCACTCAATGTTGCCTACCTGGAGTGAAGCGCTAACTCAGGGGTAGTGGTTCCAATGCCAGTCCCCTGAGGTACATAACTGTAATTTAGTGggcaatctctctccctctccttgtgCTGTCCATCTTAGTGGGTACTATCAATAATcgtctgtctcagtggactgaaCATTGTtctgggaaaaaaaaaaaaagtctctgAAATTCTCTAGAATTCAAATTCAACCAATGAAAAGAGCAATCAAATTATGCCAAAGTGATCTACATAATGACATGAACAATAAAGTTATATCCCTCTCGCCTTCTCTCGCTCTCAGTGGGCTCCAACAGTTCGGCAGGCTCCCTGTGCTCCACCAGTGGGCGAGTGTATGTGGGATCTCCTCCAGGCATGGCAATTGGGACCCCTCCCCAAGGAGGGGCAGAGGCAGGTCCCAGCAGCCTACGCTATGTCCCCTACGGTACCTCTCCCCCCAGCCTGGATGGATTCATCACCTTCGAGGCCCCAGAGCTGCCTGAGGAGACACTCATGGAGGTGAGAGGGgaccatctctgtgtgtgtgtggaatttcTATTTGCACACGTCTTTCTGTAATATCTGACCTGTATCATGTGTTTGTGACTACAGCGAGAGCACACAGACACTCTGATGCACCTACGGATGATGCTGTCCTTCACTGACTGTGTCCTGGATATCGCAGCGGTGCGAGCAGGAGGAGCAGACCTGGGTATATCGGctgcctccctctacccccctcaGGAGAGTGTTGTAGTGGACCAGATCAGCCAGCTCAGCAAGGAGTGGGGGTAAGGGAGAGGGTCATTTTAACTGAATGTATTTTGGTTTTAGTTCGGACCCAAACCTGTTGCATTTCGTCATAGTGATGCACATAAAATAATGTTGTTTCATCacgattttaaaaaatgttgtgAAAGGAAAGGatgatattattattttttagaaagaaaggaAAGCCATGGAAAGAAATAAGATGTATAGGTTAGTAATATGTGCTGTACTGCCCTCTACAGGCAGGTGGAGCAGCTGGTGCTGTACATGAAGGCTGCCCAgctccttgcctcctccctccacctggCCAAGGCCCAGATTAAATCAGCCAAGCTCAACCCCTCCAGCGCAGTCAAGCAGGGTAAGACAGAAGTCCCCAGACCAGTAACAGTGCCATTACACTATAGTATTTAtggaagaaaaaaacatttaaaaaaacggcATACTAACTTAAAATATCAATAGTATCCAGATGCATGTATAATACTTAGATATCATTATTTTAGTTTATTTTGAGCATCACTagctttctctccccctccctccccttcctcagtGGTGAAGAGTCTGAACGAGCGTTACAAGAGCTGCATCTCCCTGTGTCGGCGGCTCACAGACAAGCTGAACCACTTCTTCTCCGACAAGCAGCGCTTTGTAGATGAGATCAACAGCGTAACCGCAGAGAAACTCATCTATAACCACGCTGTGGAAACGGTGCAGTCTGCAGCTCTGGATGAGATGTTTCAGCAGACGGAGGACATAGCCTACCGCTACAACAAGGCTGCCATGCTGCTAGATGGCCTCTCCAAGATCCTCCAGGACCCTGCAGACATTGAAAATGTGGCCAAGTGTAAGTATCCACCCACCGACCTCAACTATAGATTGgataccagtctgtttctgccaCACCATTGATATGTCATGTATGGCCAAAGGCACAAATCCATCTGACAACCAGGCTAGACTCCCCCAACAGGCTCTGTCAGAGACCAGACTAGCTTATCACATTGTAGTGTATCAGAGACTCTGGTGTAGTGGACATGGATATTAATATGGACAGTCAAGTGTGTTAACTAGAGTCTGTTGAGAACAATCCCTTTGACCTCTTATCATAATGGTAACCGGCACTAACAGGCTTGCTTCAACCACTTAGTCTATCTCTGAGCTGCATTCAGATGAGGCTTCAATCAGATTCGGTTTAGAGTGCACTATGGTGCTTTGACAGAGTGTGTGGCATGGCAGCCAAGGCATTGTGACATTGAACAGCCGCTCCAGTGACTGTGTTCTGACTGTGTTTGTGTCTCCTCAACAGACAAGGCCAGTGTGGACCGGAGAATCTCTGCCCTCTGCTACTGCACCGTCACACTTTACGAGtagcagaccacacacacacacacacacacacacacacacacacacacacacacacacacacacacacacacacacacacacacacacacacacacacacacacacacacacacacacatcaggggCAGCTGTGACCTCCCTGCCCTCCTCCTCTGCCCAGACGGACCACTCTCTACCCTAACCATAGAACCTTGAGAACAAGCACAGAACCCCAATGTTCACTCACGTAGCAGTCCAAGCACCTTTCAGATTCTTTATCTTTTTCTGAGTTTAAGCAAACAGCAACACGACAGATGGTATTAAACCTTCTTGGGCATCGCAGACTGACCGCTGAAGTGCACGAGAGATGATGCACACATTCACTACCAAAGATGATCCAATGATCCTGTAACTGAGACATTCACAGGACATGAACAAGACACAGGCATCTTCTCGCATGCTGTCTGTCAACCGACTCCTTGAAGAGAGTGGGATGTGGACACACACCACCAGATCAAACAAACTACCCAGCTTTTTGTTTCTGACTTGCAGGAtttttaaattattttgtacCAGAAGAAAGAGATTGACATGAGGACAATGACAACAGAGACTTATACACCGATGAAAAATACAACTTTTTAATGCAAATCACAGTTGTTATTATAATAATGTAAAGGTTTTTACTCTGTGTTATTAATGCTGTTGTAATTATTTATTGGTTTGGGATAGAAGAAGGATGATGTCATGCCGTCTGACATCGTCCTTAGTATTGAAGTGGATGGAAGGAGTATATGAGATTAGTCAACTTAAAGGCAGGCAGTCTGGCCAACACtgtaacaaatacacacacactcaaacgccCAAACACACACTTTACAATacaagaatacacacacacacacacacacaccgttgttACACACATGGAAATAATCCTGAAGAGCAAAGGAATCTGTAGATTTGTAATTAGAACTTTTTGTTCATTCGTTAGCTGAAGCACTTTATTGTGAAAAGTGGGGGGGGACACTTTAGGTAAGAGAAGTGTGAAGGCTGCGAGCTGTAGCTCAAGTGGGTTaaaaggatgggggggggggggtctcacaCCCTTCTCAGCCTGCAACACCACTCGCCCTGCCACAGCTCTCCCTCATTGCTGGGCAACATGCTCGCATGCTCTCTGAATAAGTGTTGCCGTGGAAATGGGGTGAGGGGTCGTATGAAACATCCAGTCTCTACACATCTCCACACCACTGGTGGGCTTCTAGAATACTATGGCAAGAAGAAGCCTGTGGGTGACAGAGAATCAGACTAAAATTGATGTTTTCTTTGCCTCTGGAACTTTTAGCAGTGACCAGCATAGGCATTTGGGGAGGAGGGGTTCCTGATTAGTTAACCAAGGGGGCACCCCCCTCTCCAGGGTGAATCAAGACAAAACAGTCAAATTACTTGAGTAGTTACTTTATGTTTAATTTTCGCTAAATAATACAGAAACAAGCTTTTTTATGTTCATACATGAATAACTGTAGCTAATTTCCTTGTAAATTGATGTTTGCAGAAGTGTAAAaaatgtgtatgtgcatgtgattttgttattttgttttcttaagtgtgtgtgagagcacagtgagagagtgagggggtCAGTGAGCAAGACAACGCCATTGGATGCCCAGCCTCTCAAAGAGCACAAACATTTTTATGTACGTAGGGATTTGATATGCCCTTTTACCCACGCCTGCCACGGGTTCAGTCAACCTACCTCCATTGGAGGTCCCTGGCACAGAGGAGGGTGCCAACCACACGGCAGCTGCTCAGAACATCTTCACACAACTTCCTCTTTATACTAGGACTGTTCATATACTATACTGGATAT
Above is a window of Oncorhynchus kisutch isolate 150728-3 linkage group LG18, Okis_V2, whole genome shotgun sequence DNA encoding:
- the LOC109909220 gene encoding serine/threonine-protein kinase ULK2-like isoform X1, with the protein product METVGDFEYSRKDLVGHGAFAVVFKGRHRKKTDWEVAVKSITKKNLSKSQILLGKEIKILKELQHENIVALYDVQETPNSVFLVMEYCNGGDLADYLQAKGTLREDTLRVFLQQIAAAMRILNSKGIIHRDLKPQNILLSYTSRKRSSIHGIRIKIADFGFARYLQSNMMAATLCGSPMYMAPEVIMSQNYDAKADMWSIGTVVYQCLVGKPPFQANSPQDLRMFYEKNKSLLPIIPRETSPPLGNLLLGLLQRNQKDRMDFDAFFSHPFLDPVSAIKKSCPVPVPNCPSAVTDITCGSSPSVRYNSPASLPDMQTLPEDCLSSPPLGPPNYLQLSKESGGSTSSKNSSSDTDDFVLVPHLSTESYDQPMGAVGRRASAEWCGGQPQTIGQTPMVSPRAETTPIPVPTQVRNYQRIKQNLSNSPTTTLYSSPRSGTVRRSNTSPMGFPKVGSGSASSADCSPQMTGRRLSIGSSRPYSPSPLVGTIPEQLGHCCCGHTKGHESRSRSSSGGSPVPSSQLLGARLQSSPTLTEVYQTRQKLHKQLSDPIQPSTSNYPPSHSPHLGRPGNLGTSPTKHLGSSPRSSDWLTKSPLPTIIGSPTKPISAPFKIPKTQASCNLMALADSPTTTKTLVDARDICAHHCTPYPSGRQSAPEASRTTFGRSVSTGRLSEQPIRITLGGQPYQGSTDSLNTERPMDTAPAGPFGLAQLQGGAASPRTVLFTVGSPPNSSTPPTCSHLGTRPRTTSVGSNSSAGSLCSTSGRVYVGSPPGMAIGTPPQGGAEAGPSSLRYVPYGTSPPSLDGFITFEAPELPEETLMEREHTDTLMHLRMMLSFTDCVLDIAAVRAGGADLGISAASLYPPQESVVVDQISQLSKEWGQVEQLVLYMKAAQLLASSLHLAKAQIKSAKLNPSSAVKQVVKSLNERYKSCISLCRRLTDKLNHFFSDKQRFVDEINSVTAEKLIYNHAVETVQSAALDEMFQQTEDIAYRYNKAAMLLDGLSKILQDPADIENVAKYKASVDRRISALCYCTVTLYE